Proteins from a single region of Chaetodon trifascialis isolate fChaTrf1 chromosome 10, fChaTrf1.hap1, whole genome shotgun sequence:
- the irx5b gene encoding iroquois-class homeodomain protein IRX-5b codes for MAYPQGFLFQPSVSLALHSCPSFSSGVILGPRTDELGRSSSGSAFAPYSSSTTSPGFNSHLPYGGEPRAAATLSSFVSPGYDPSSGISGSLDYHPFGALGPYPYGDPTYRKNATRDATATLKAWLSEHRKNPYPTKGEKIMLAIITKMTLTQVSTWFANARRRLKKENKMTWTPRNRSEDEEDEDNIDLERNDEDEEPMKMSSEEPESKSEAAVRRPPSVGDSCVLMFRDDSGSDTDRGFTDPDFRDSGDRRLAHVQGPASAGAPPQNPLQGSVRAPEPERGSSPPSKEHVDSCRAIQGPHPAPKPKLWSLAEIATSADKSKGSNDSSQSGGAGQQRAPAAPASTPRTPFPHSPALPRHLYYPSPFIPGYSGYGPLGPLHGSPGSHLAPTSHLNGLQQTMLQRAEAAARDCRLRSHELKKGTTSA; via the exons ATGGCTTATCCTCAGGGTTTCCTCTTCCAGCCGTCCGTGTCCCTGGCTCTGCACTCCTGTCCGTCCTTCAGCTCCGGGGTCATCTTGGGACCGAGGACGGACGAGCTCGGCCGCTCCTCTTCGGGCTCAGCCTTCGCTCCGTACTCGAGTTCGACGACCTCTCCGGgcttcaactcccacctcccGTACGGCGGGGAGCCCCGGGCCGCCGCCACCCTCAGCTCCTTTGTG agTCCCGGCTACGACCCGTCCTCGGGCATCTCCGGCTCCTTAGACTACCACCCGTTCGGGGCCCTGGGGCCCTACCCGTACGGAGACCCCACCTACAGGAAGAACGCCACGCGGGACGCCACGGCCACGCTGAAGGCCTGGCTGAGCGAGCACCGCAAGAACCCGTACCCCACCAAGGGCGAGAAGATCATGCTGGCCATCATCACCAAGATGACCCTCACCCAGGTGTCCACCTGGTTCGCCAACGCCCGCCGGCGGCTGAAGAAGGAGAACAAGATGACCTGGACGCCCAGGAACCGGagcgaggacgaggaggacgaggacaaCATCGACCTGGAGCGCAACGACGAGGACGAGGAGCCGATGAAGATGAGCAGCGAGGAGCCGGAGTCGAAGAGCGAAGCCg cCGTCCGTCGCCCCCCCTCGGTCGGAGACTCgtgtgtgttgatgttcagGGACGACAGCGGCAGCGACACCGATCGAGGTTTCACCGATCCGGACTTCAGAGACTCTGGGGACCGCAGGCTGGCCCACGTCCAGGGCCCCGCCTCCGCAGGGGCCCCTCCCCAGAACCCCCTGCAGGGGTCGGTCAGGGCGCCGGAGCCGGAGCGCGGGTCCAGCCCGCCGTCTAAAGAACACGTCGACTCCTGCCGCGCCATTCAGGGGCCCCACCCGGCCCCTAAACCCAAACTGTGGTCCCTGGCTGAGATCGCCACGTCTGCGGATAAAAGCAAAGGATCTAATGACTCTTCACAGAGCGGGGGGGCCGGACAGCAGCGGGCCCCGGCCGCCCCCGCGTCCACGCCCCGGACCCCGTTCCCCCACAGCCCCGCCCTGCCCCGACACCTGTACTACCCCTCCCCCTTCATCCCCGGGTACTCGGGCTACGGCCCCCTGGGGCCCCTGCACGGCAGCCCCGGCTCGCACTTGGCCCCCACGTCACATTTAAACGGATTACAGCAGACGATGCTGCAGCGCGCCGAGGCGGCGGCCAGAGACTGCAGGCTGCGCAGCCACGAACTGAAGAAAGGCACGACCAGCGCGTAG